In Desulfonatronum thiodismutans, the genomic window TGAGTTCCTCTATCCCCTGGTTCAGGGTTACGATTCCGTGGCGTTGCAGGCGGACGTGGAACTGGGCGGCACGGACCAGAAGTTCAATCTGCTCATGGGACGGACGTTGCAACGGGACTATGGCCAGGAGCCTCAGGTCATCCTGACCGTGCCGATTCTGGAAGGCCTGGACGGCGTGCAGAAGATGAGCAAGTCGCTGGGCAACTACATCGGCATTGAAGAGCCGGCCGGTGACATGTTCGGCAAGGTGATGTCCGTCTCGGATCAGCTGATGTGGCGCTACTACGAGTTGTTGTCCGACCGCTCCCTGGCCGAGGTGGCCAGGCTGCGAGGAGACGTGGAGCAGGGCCTGCTGCATCCCAAACAGGCCAAGGTCGATCTGGCCCTGGAGTTAGTGACCCGGTTTCATGGCGCGGATCAGGCACGGGCCGCCCAGGACGCCTTTGAGCGGGTTTTTGCCAGGAAGGAAAATCCCGAAGACATGGATGTTTTTCAGGCGAGTCACGGCCCTGAAAGTCGCCTCCTGGCCATCCTGGACACGGCGGGCCTGTGTCCGTCCCGAGCCGAGGCCAAGCGCCTCTGCCGTCAGGGGGCCTGCACCGTGGACGGCGAGAAGCACCACGATCCCGAGCAGGTTCTGGAACCGGGAGAGTACGTGCTGAAGGTCGGGAAAAAACGATTTTTGCGGGTTGTCGTCAGGTAACCGTCATTCATCGTACCATTATGAACATCTTCTGGCATCGATTGCGGCTGGTCT contains:
- the tyrS gene encoding tyrosine--tRNA ligase gives rise to the protein MSCKEECSKRVVTKAELEQIQRGTVEVIDLDELKTKIGRGKPLRVKAGFDPTAPDIHLGHTVLIQKLKHFQEQGHDVTFLIGDFTGMIGDPSGKSETRKTLTREAVLANAETYKRQVFKILDPDKTTVTFNSRWMDAFNAADFVRLCSHYTVARMLEREDFSNRYASGKPIAIHEFLYPLVQGYDSVALQADVELGGTDQKFNLLMGRTLQRDYGQEPQVILTVPILEGLDGVQKMSKSLGNYIGIEEPAGDMFGKVMSVSDQLMWRYYELLSDRSLAEVARLRGDVEQGLLHPKQAKVDLALELVTRFHGADQARAAQDAFERVFARKENPEDMDVFQASHGPESRLLAILDTAGLCPSRAEAKRLCRQGACTVDGEKHHDPEQVLEPGEYVLKVGKKRFLRVVVR